Proteins found in one Streptococcus mitis genomic segment:
- the adhP gene encoding alcohol dehydrogenase AdhP, with translation MKAVVVNPESTGVAVEEKVLRPLETGEALVEIEYCGVCHTDLHVAHGDFGQVPGRVLGHEGVGIVKEIAPDVKSLKVGDRVSVAWFFEGCGTCEYCTTGRETLCRTVKNAGYSVDGGMAEQCIVTADYAVKVPDGLDPAQASSITCAGVTTYKAIKEAKVEPGQWVVLYGAGGLGNLAVQYAKKVFNAHVIAVDINNDKLALAKEVGADIVINGLEVDDVPGLIKEKTDGGAHSAVVTAVSKVAFNQAVDSVRAGGRVVAVGLPSEMMELSIVKTVLDGIQVIGSLVGTRKDLEEAFQFGAEGLVVPVVQKRPVEDAVAIFDEMEKGQIQGRMVLDFTH, from the coding sequence ATGAAAGCTGTTGTTGTAAATCCAGAAAGCACTGGTGTTGCTGTTGAAGAAAAAGTACTCCGTCCACTTGAAACTGGAGAAGCACTTGTAGAAATTGAATACTGTGGTGTTTGCCACACTGACCTCCACGTTGCCCATGGTGACTTTGGTCAAGTACCAGGACGTGTTTTAGGACATGAAGGTGTTGGTATCGTTAAAGAAATTGCCCCAGATGTGAAAAGCCTTAAAGTCGGTGACCGCGTCAGCGTTGCTTGGTTCTTTGAAGGATGTGGTACTTGCGAATACTGTACAACTGGCCGTGAAACTCTTTGCCGTACTGTAAAAAATGCTGGCTACTCAGTAGATGGTGGTATGGCTGAACAATGTATTGTAACTGCAGACTATGCTGTCAAAGTTCCTGACGGACTTGATCCAGCCCAAGCTTCTTCTATCACATGTGCTGGTGTAACAACCTATAAAGCTATTAAAGAGGCCAAAGTTGAACCAGGCCAATGGGTTGTCCTTTACGGTGCTGGTGGCCTTGGTAACCTAGCTGTTCAATACGCTAAAAAAGTATTCAATGCTCATGTCATCGCAGTTGATATCAATAACGACAAACTTGCCCTTGCAAAAGAAGTAGGCGCTGACATTGTGATTAACGGCCTAGAAGTTGATGATGTACCAGGACTCATCAAGGAAAAAACTGATGGAGGAGCTCATTCAGCTGTCGTAACTGCTGTATCTAAAGTTGCCTTCAATCAGGCTGTTGACTCCGTTCGTGCCGGTGGTCGCGTCGTCGCTGTTGGTCTTCCTTCTGAAATGATGGAACTCAGCATCGTGAAAACCGTTCTAGATGGAATCCAAGTCATCGGTTCTCTTGTTGGAACTCGTAAAGACTTGGAAGAAGCCTTCCAATTCGGTGCAGAAGGTCTGGTAGTCCCAGTTGTTCAAAAACGTCCAGTAGAAGATGCTGTTGCCATTTTCGACGAAATGGAAAAAGGTCAAATCCAAGGACGTATGGTACTCGACTTCACCCACTAA
- a CDS encoding PTS system mannose/fructose/sorbose family transporter subunit IID, protein MTEKLQLSKSDRKKVWWRSQFLQGSWNYERMQNLGWAYSLIPAIKKLYTTKEDQAAALERHLEFFNTHPYVAAPIMGVTLALEEERANGVEIDDAAIQGVKIGMMGPLAGIGDPVFWFTVRPILGALGASLAASGNLVGPLLFFFGWNAIRMAFLWYTQEFGYKAGSEITKDMSGGILKDITKGASILGMFILAVLVQRWVSINFTVNLPGKQLAEGAYINFPEGPVSGAELKGILGQALGGLSLDKIQPQTLQGQLNSLIPGLMGLLLTFLCMWLLKKKVSPISIILALFAVGIAARFFGIM, encoded by the coding sequence ATGACTGAAAAACTTCAATTATCAAAATCAGATCGTAAAAAAGTTTGGTGGCGTTCACAATTCCTTCAAGGTTCTTGGAACTACGAGCGTATGCAAAACTTGGGTTGGGCTTACTCATTGATCCCAGCTATCAAAAAATTGTACACTACTAAAGAAGACCAAGCTGCTGCTCTTGAGCGTCACCTTGAGTTCTTCAACACACACCCATACGTAGCTGCTCCAATCATGGGGGTTACTCTTGCACTTGAAGAAGAACGTGCAAACGGTGTTGAAATTGATGATGCTGCTATCCAAGGGGTTAAAATCGGTATGATGGGACCTCTTGCAGGTATCGGTGACCCAGTATTCTGGTTTACAGTTCGTCCTATCCTTGGAGCTCTTGGTGCATCACTTGCTGCATCTGGTAACTTGGTTGGTCCACTTCTCTTCTTCTTCGGATGGAATGCTATCCGTATGGCCTTCCTATGGTACACACAAGAGTTTGGTTACAAGGCTGGTTCTGAAATCACTAAAGACATGTCTGGTGGTATCTTGAAAGACATCACTAAAGGTGCTTCTATCCTTGGTATGTTCATTCTTGCCGTTCTTGTACAACGTTGGGTATCGATTAACTTTACTGTTAACCTTCCAGGTAAACAACTGGCTGAAGGTGCCTACATCAACTTCCCAGAAGGACCTGTATCAGGTGCTGAATTGAAAGGTATCCTTGGTCAAGCCCTTGGTGGATTGAGCCTAGATAAGATTCAACCACAAACCCTTCAAGGTCAGTTGAACTCATTGATTCCAGGATTGATGGGACTTCTCCTTACTTTCCTTTGCATGTGGTTGCTTAAGAAAAAAGTATCACCAATCTCAATCATCCTTGCACTCTTTGCAGTAGGTATCGCAGCTCGTTTCTTCGGTATCATGTAA
- a CDS encoding bifunctional folylpolyglutamate synthase/dihydrofolate synthase codes for MKEIENNQWIANYRTDQPHFGLERMVELLALRGNPHLKLKVIHIGGTNGKGSTIAFLKNMLEKLGLRVGVFSSPYLIHYTDQISINGASILEARLEALMADYRSLLEGEAAANLQGTTEFEIITAIAYDYFASEQVDVAIMEVGMGGLLDSTNVCQPILTGITTIGLDHVALLGDTLEAIAEQKAGIIKQGIPLVTGSIAPEALAVIDSIAEGKDAPRFAYGTDYQVSHQKSVVTGQVFDYTSVVRQGRFQTGLLGLHQIENAGMAIALLDTFCQEDGRELPANILIAQALEETRWPGRLEVMSRNPLMILDGAHNPHAIKALLATLQERFADYRKEILFTCIKTKALEDMLDLLGAMPDTELTLTHFDDSRATDERVLKEAAKSRNLSYQGWQDFLEQKLTDKKEEKQTVRIVTGSLYFFSQVRAYLMERKNENGYTKD; via the coding sequence ATGAAAGAAATTGAAAACAATCAGTGGATTGCTAACTACCGGACGGATCAACCGCATTTTGGCTTGGAACGAATGGTGGAACTGTTAGCTTTGCGCGGAAATCCCCATCTCAAACTCAAAGTCATCCATATCGGAGGAACCAATGGCAAGGGTTCGACCATTGCTTTTTTGAAAAATATGCTGGAAAAGCTAGGTCTGAGAGTTGGGGTGTTCAGCTCGCCCTATCTCATTCATTATACAGACCAGATTAGCATCAATGGGGCATCTATCCTAGAAGCGAGACTAGAAGCCCTCATGGCGGATTACCGGTCTTTGCTGGAGGGAGAAGCGGCCGCTAATTTACAGGGGACAACCGAGTTTGAGATTATCACAGCCATAGCCTATGATTACTTTGCCTCAGAGCAAGTAGATGTGGCCATCATGGAAGTGGGTATGGGCGGACTCTTGGATAGTACCAATGTCTGCCAACCCATTTTAACAGGTATCACGACTATTGGACTGGACCATGTAGCCCTACTTGGTGATACCTTGGAAGCCATAGCAGAGCAGAAAGCTGGTATTATCAAACAAGGTATTCCCTTGGTTACAGGTAGTATTGCTCCAGAAGCTTTGGCTGTGATTGACAGCATTGCGGAAGGGAAAGATGCGCCGAGATTTGCCTACGGGACAGATTATCAGGTCAGCCATCAAAAGAGTGTGGTTACAGGTCAAGTCTTTGACTATACAAGTGTTGTCAGACAAGGTCGTTTCCAGACTGGCCTGCTTGGTTTGCACCAGATAGAGAATGCTGGGATGGCCATAGCTTTACTCGATACTTTTTGTCAGGAGGATGGCCGAGAGCTACCAGCTAATATCTTGATTGCTCAAGCTCTGGAAGAAACAAGATGGCCGGGGCGTCTGGAGGTCATGTCAAGGAACCCCTTGATGATCTTGGATGGGGCCCACAATCCCCATGCTATTAAGGCTTTATTGGCAACCTTGCAAGAACGCTTTGCGGATTATCGTAAGGAAATCCTCTTTACTTGCATCAAAACCAAGGCCTTGGAGGATATGTTGGACTTGCTGGGGGCCATGCCAGATACCGAGCTTACCCTGACACATTTTGACGACAGTCGGGCGACTGATGAAAGAGTGTTGAAAGAGGCAGCTAAGTCTAGAAATCTCAGCTACCAAGGTTGGCAGGATTTTCTAGAGCAGAAATTGACAGATAAAAAAGAAGAGAAACAAACAGTTAGGATTGTCACGGGTTCCTTGTATTTCTTTAGCCAAGTGAGAGCCTATCTGATGGAGAGGAAGAACGAAAATGGATACACAAAAGATTGA
- the folP gene encoding dihydropteroate synthase yields MVKSLEGVTDMSTKVNHAKTAICGIINVTPDSFSDGGQFFALEQALQQARKLIAEGASMLDIGGESTRPGSSYVEIEEEIQRVVPVIKAIRKESDVLISIDTWKSQVAEAALAAGANLVNDITGLMGDEKMAHVVAKAGAKVVIMFNPVMARPQHPSSLIFPHFGVGQAFTEEELADFEKMPIEDLMETFFDRALSRADEAGIAQENILLDPGIGFGLTKKENLLLLRDLDKLHQKGYPIFLGVSRKRFVINILEENGFEVNPETELGFRNRDTASAHVTSIAARQGVEVVRVHDVASHKMAVEIASAIRLADEAENLDLKQYK; encoded by the coding sequence ATGGTGAAAAGCCTTGAGGGAGTGACCGATATGTCAACTAAAGTAAATCATGCAAAGACAGCTATTTGCGGAATTATCAATGTAACCCCAGATTCCTTTTCGGATGGTGGTCAATTTTTTGCTCTTGAGCAGGCACTCCAGCAGGCTCGTAAATTGATAGCAGAAGGGGCTAGTATGCTAGATATCGGCGGAGAATCGACTCGGCCGGGAAGTAGCTATGTTGAGATAGAAGAGGAAATCCAGCGTGTTGTTCCAGTGATTAAAGCGATTCGCAAGGAAAGTGATGTCCTCATCTCTATTGATACTTGGAAGAGTCAGGTAGCAGAAGCTGCTTTGGCTGCTGGTGCCAATCTAGTCAATGATATCACTGGTCTTATGGGTGATGAGAAAATGGCCCATGTGGTTGCTAAGGCTGGTGCGAAAGTAGTCATTATGTTTAATCCAGTCATGGCGCGACCTCAGCATCCTAGCTCGCTCATCTTCCCTCATTTCGGTGTTGGTCAAGCTTTTACAGAGGAAGAGTTAGCTGACTTTGAAAAAATGCCAATCGAAGACTTGATGGAGACTTTCTTTGACAGAGCCCTATCGAGAGCGGACGAAGCTGGAATCGCACAAGAAAATATCCTGTTGGATCCAGGAATCGGCTTTGGTCTGACCAAGAAAGAAAATTTGCTTCTTTTACGGGATCTGGATAAACTCCATCAGAAGGGCTATCCAATCTTTCTTGGAGTGTCGCGTAAGCGGTTTGTCATCAATATCCTTGAAGAAAATGGCTTTGAAGTCAATCCTGAGACAGAACTTGGTTTCCGCAATAGGGACACGGCTTCGGCTCATGTAACCAGTATCGCTGCGAGACAGGGTGTGGAAGTGGTGCGCGTGCATGACGTAGCCAGTCACAAGATGGCAGTTGAAATTGCATCAGCCATTCGATTGGCTGATGAAGCGGAAAATTTAGATTTAAAACAATATAAATAA
- a CDS encoding PTS mannose/fructose/sorbose transporter subunit IIC, whose translation MSDISIISAVLVVVVAFLAGLEGILDQFQFHQPIVACTLIGLATGNLEAGVMLGGSLQMIALGWANIGAAVAPDAALASVAAAIILIKGGNFTTEGIAVATATAIPLAVAGLFLTMIVRTISVGLVHTADAAAKEGNIAAVERAHFIALLLQGLRIAIPAAFLIAIPASAVQDALKLMPEWLNGGMAVGGAMVVAVGYAMVINMMATREVWPFFAIGFALAAISQLTLIALGVVGVALAFIYLNLSKQGGNGGGGAATSNDPIGDILEDY comes from the coding sequence ATGTCAGATATTTCAATTATTTCTGCTGTCTTGGTTGTAGTTGTTGCCTTCCTTGCAGGTCTTGAAGGTATCCTCGACCAATTCCAATTCCATCAACCAATCGTCGCATGTACCCTTATCGGACTTGCAACTGGTAACCTCGAAGCAGGGGTTATGCTTGGTGGATCACTTCAAATGATCGCCCTTGGTTGGGCAAACATCGGAGCTGCCGTAGCTCCTGACGCTGCTCTTGCATCTGTTGCCGCAGCAATCATCTTGATCAAAGGTGGTAACTTTACTACTGAAGGTATCGCCGTTGCAACAGCAACAGCTATCCCTCTTGCCGTAGCTGGACTTTTCTTGACTATGATTGTTCGTACAATCTCAGTTGGTTTGGTTCACACTGCAGATGCTGCTGCTAAAGAAGGAAATATTGCAGCTGTTGAACGTGCTCACTTTATCGCACTTCTTCTTCAAGGTCTTCGTATTGCTATCCCTGCAGCCTTCCTTATCGCTATCCCAGCTTCTGCCGTTCAAGATGCTCTTAAATTGATGCCAGAATGGTTGAACGGTGGTATGGCTGTCGGTGGTGCTATGGTCGTTGCCGTTGGTTACGCTATGGTTATCAACATGATGGCAACTCGTGAAGTATGGCCATTCTTCGCAATCGGTTTTGCACTTGCTGCGATTTCTCAATTGACTTTGATTGCCCTTGGTGTAGTCGGTGTTGCCCTTGCCTTCATCTACCTTAACCTTTCAAAACAAGGTGGTAACGGTGGCGGCGGAGCTGCGACTTCTAACGACCCAATCGGTGATATCCTAGAAGACTACTAG
- a CDS encoding leucine-rich repeat domain-containing protein, translated as MNKKLLSGLCAAVLLSGLVGCGPKESKQNTTTSTSTIETKNNTTNNSEVTEKNFKDFPETDEKYFTYDEWQEGYVIYSCTSDDKVVRVPKEIKGKPVIAIGERGLANLKHCEAIVLPDTVRYIGKGAFAIDNKLKYVHFGKSIETVEDDVFNSDSSLESVVFPEGTKSIGILVFWGTSSIKSITIPASVTEITEYFYFVDNCNPDVEIHTPKGSKAEEVAKAMQLKVVND; from the coding sequence ATGAACAAGAAACTATTATCAGGCTTATGTGCAGCAGTACTCTTATCAGGTTTAGTAGGATGCGGACCTAAGGAGTCAAAACAAAATACCACAACAAGTACTTCTACAATAGAAACAAAAAATAACACAACAAATAACTCTGAAGTAACAGAGAAGAACTTCAAAGACTTCCCAGAGACAGATGAAAAGTACTTCACATATGATGAATGGCAAGAAGGTTATGTCATCTATAGTTGTACTTCTGACGATAAGGTTGTTCGTGTACCAAAGGAAATTAAAGGTAAACCTGTTATCGCAATTGGAGAACGTGGTCTTGCGAACTTGAAACATTGTGAGGCAATCGTTTTACCAGATACAGTACGATATATTGGAAAAGGTGCGTTTGCGATTGACAATAAGTTAAAGTATGTCCACTTTGGTAAGTCAATAGAAACAGTAGAAGATGATGTTTTCAACTCTGACAGTTCATTAGAATCAGTTGTATTCCCAGAAGGAACAAAGAGTATTGGAATATTAGTATTCTGGGGGACATCATCAATTAAATCTATTACAATTCCAGCAAGTGTAACAGAAATTACAGAATACTTCTATTTTGTGGATAACTGTAACCCAGATGTAGAAATCCATACACCTAAGGGATCAAAGGCAGAAGAAGTAGCTAAAGCAATGCAACTTAAAGTAGTAAATGACTAA
- a CDS encoding NCS2 family permease has protein sequence MDKLFKLKENGTDVRTEVLAGLTTFFAMSYILFVNPQILSQTGMPAQGVFLATIIGAVAGTLMMAFYANLPYAQAPGMGLNAFFTFTVVFGLGYSWQEALAMVFICGVISLIITLTNVRKMIIESIPNALRSAISAGIGVFLAYVGIKNAGLLKFTIDPGNYIVVGEGADKAQATIAANSSAVPGLVSFNNPAVLVALAGLAITIFFVIKGIKGGIILSILTTTVLAIAVGLVDLSSIDFANNHVGAAFEDLKTVFGAALGSEGLGALISDTARLPETLMAILAFSLTDIFDTIGTLIGTGEKVGIVATNGENHQSVKLDKALYSDLIGTSIGAIAGTSNVTTYIESAAGIGAGGRTGLTALVVAICFAISSFFSPLLAIVPTAATAPILIIVGIMMLASLKNIHWDDMSEAVPAFFTSIFMGFSYSITQGIAVGFLTYTLTKLVKGQAKDVHVMIWILDALFILNYISMAL, from the coding sequence ATGGACAAATTATTTAAACTAAAAGAGAACGGTACAGACGTTCGTACAGAGGTTCTCGCTGGTTTAACAACTTTCTTTGCAATGAGCTATATTCTCTTTGTAAACCCACAAATTCTTTCGCAAACAGGAATGCCTGCTCAGGGTGTATTCCTCGCAACGATTATCGGTGCAGTTGCTGGTACCTTGATGATGGCCTTCTACGCTAACTTACCTTACGCCCAAGCACCAGGTATGGGACTCAATGCCTTCTTTACCTTTACAGTTGTATTTGGGCTCGGTTATTCTTGGCAAGAAGCCCTAGCTATGGTCTTCATCTGTGGGGTCATCTCATTGATTATTACCTTGACAAATGTTCGTAAAATGATCATTGAATCGATTCCAAATGCCCTTCGCTCAGCAATTTCAGCTGGTATTGGTGTCTTTCTTGCCTACGTGGGGATTAAGAATGCTGGACTTTTGAAATTCACGATTGATCCAGGAAACTATATTGTTGTAGGAGAAGGGGCTGACAAAGCCCAAGCAACGATTGCGGCAAACTCTTCAGCGGTTCCAGGCTTGGTCAGCTTTAATAATCCAGCTGTTTTGGTGGCTCTTGCAGGACTTGCCATTACTATCTTCTTTGTTATTAAAGGGATTAAAGGGGGAATTATCCTTTCTATCTTGACAACAACTGTTCTTGCTATCGCAGTTGGTTTGGTAGATTTGTCTAGTATCGATTTTGCTAATAACCATGTTGGTGCAGCCTTTGAAGACTTGAAGACAGTCTTTGGTGCAGCTCTTGGTTCAGAAGGTTTGGGAGCTTTGATTTCAGATACAGCTCGCTTACCTGAAACTCTGATGGCTATTCTTGCCTTCTCATTGACAGATATTTTTGATACAATTGGTACCTTGATCGGTACAGGTGAAAAAGTTGGTATCGTAGCGACAAATGGTGAAAATCACCAATCAGTTAAGTTGGACAAGGCTCTTTACTCTGACTTGATTGGTACTTCAATTGGTGCCATCGCAGGTACTTCAAACGTAACGACTTATATTGAGTCTGCTGCTGGTATCGGTGCAGGTGGACGTACTGGTTTGACAGCCTTGGTTGTAGCTATCTGTTTTGCGATCTCAAGCTTCTTTAGTCCACTTCTAGCGATCGTACCAACAGCCGCTACAGCTCCAATCTTGATTATCGTTGGGATTATGATGTTGGCTAGCTTGAAAAATATCCATTGGGACGATATGTCTGAAGCGGTTCCTGCTTTCTTCACATCTATCTTTATGGGATTCAGCTACTCTATCACTCAAGGGATTGCAGTTGGTTTCTTGACTTACACTTTGACTAAGCTTGTCAAAGGTCAAGCTAAAGATGTTCACGTCATGATTTGGATTTTGGATGCCTTGTTTATCCTTAACTACATCAGCATGGCCCTATAA
- the folE gene encoding GTP cyclohydrolase I FolE encodes MDTQKIETAVKMIIEAVGEDANREGLQETPARVARMYQEIFSGLGQTAEEHLSKSFEIIDDNMVVEKDIFFHTMCEHHFLPFYGRAHIAYIPDGRVAGLSKLARTVEVYSKKPQIQERLNIEVADALMDYLGAKGAFVVIEAEHMCMSMRGVRKPGTATLTTVARGLFETDKDLRDQAYRLMGL; translated from the coding sequence ATGGATACACAAAAGATTGAAACAGCTGTAAAAATGATTATCGAAGCTGTCGGAGAGGACGCTAACCGTGAGGGCTTGCAGGAAACGCCTGCTCGTGTGGCACGTATGTACCAAGAGATTTTTTCAGGGCTTGGTCAAACAGCGGAGGAACATTTGTCAAAATCCTTTGAGATTATCGACGATAATATGGTTGTAGAAAAGGATATCTTTTTCCATACTATGTGTGAACACCACTTCTTGCCATTTTATGGTAGAGCGCATATTGCCTATATTCCAGATGGTCGTGTGGCAGGTTTGTCTAAGCTAGCCCGTACGGTTGAAGTTTATTCGAAAAAACCACAAATTCAAGAACGTTTGAATATCGAAGTAGCTGATGCCTTGATGGACTATCTAGGTGCTAAAGGAGCCTTTGTTGTCATTGAGGCGGAACATATGTGTATGAGCATGCGTGGTGTCAGAAAACCAGGTACTGCAACCTTGACGACAGTAGCTCGTGGTCTATTTGAAACAGATAAGGACCTCCGAGATCAGGCTTATCGTTTAATGGGACTATAA
- a CDS encoding PTS sugar transporter subunit IIB: MSIGIIIASHGEFAAGIHQSGSMIFGEQEKVQVVTFMPNEGPDDLYAKFNNAVAAFDAEDEVLVLADLWSGSPFNQASRVMGENPERKFAIITGLNLPMLIQAYTERLMDAAAGVEKVAANIIKEAKDGIKALPEELNPVEEVASAAAAPVAQAAIPEGTVIGDGKLKINLARLDTRLLHGQVATAWTPDSKADRIIVASDNVANDDLRKELIKQAAPNNVRANVVPIQKLIEVSKDPRFGETHALILFETPQDALRAIEGGVPIKTLNVGSMAHSTGKTMVNNVLSMDKDDVATFEKMRDLGVEFDVRKVPNDTKKDLFDLISKANVQ, translated from the coding sequence ATGAGTATCGGAATCATTATTGCGAGCCACGGCGAATTTGCTGCGGGTATTCATCAGTCAGGTTCTATGATCTTTGGTGAACAAGAAAAGGTTCAAGTTGTAACCTTTATGCCAAATGAAGGTCCTGATGATCTATACGCTAAGTTTAATAACGCTGTTGCTGCATTTGACGCAGAAGATGAGGTTCTAGTTTTGGCTGACCTTTGGAGTGGATCTCCATTTAACCAAGCTAGTCGCGTGATGGGAGAAAATCCTGAGCGTAAGTTTGCCATCATCACAGGACTTAACTTACCGATGTTAATTCAAGCCTACACAGAGCGCCTCATGGACGCTGCTGCAGGTGTAGAAAAAGTCGCTGCTAATATCATTAAAGAAGCCAAAGATGGCATCAAAGCTCTTCCAGAAGAGTTAAACCCAGTTGAGGAAGTAGCAAGCGCTGCAGCTGCTCCAGTTGCTCAAGCTGCTATTCCAGAAGGAACTGTTATCGGAGATGGAAAACTCAAGATTAACCTTGCCCGTCTGGACACTCGTCTACTTCACGGTCAGGTTGCAACTGCTTGGACTCCAGATTCAAAAGCAGACCGTATTATCGTTGCTTCAGATAACGTTGCCAACGACGATCTTCGTAAAGAATTGATTAAACAAGCAGCTCCAAATAATGTCAGAGCCAATGTTGTACCAATCCAAAAATTGATTGAGGTTTCAAAAGACCCACGTTTTGGAGAAACACATGCCCTTATCTTGTTTGAAACACCTCAAGATGCCCTTCGTGCAATCGAAGGTGGCGTGCCAATCAAGACCCTTAACGTAGGATCAATGGCTCACTCAACAGGTAAAACAATGGTCAACAACGTTTTGTCTATGGACAAAGATGACGTTGCTACATTTGAAAAAATGCGTGACCTCGGTGTTGAATTTGACGTACGTAAAGTACCAAACGACACTAAAAAAGATTTGTTTGACTTGATTAGCAAAGCCAACGTTCAATAA
- a CDS encoding DUF4230 domain-containing protein — protein MFSVLLNVVLIAIIAIGVLFFLPKEHKSEVKSSINIESIEKVNEVVFLNAGINEIISETKTTQVFGFDVPFSKKAALVILNYKAKFGIKSSVKVEQISEKEYKVIVPKLEVIGVELSKDNPYDLYDSHGELLSGTTEDIDTGKLVSNQLSSDRQAEYLDKFKSEIKESAINYYKTIFSSMDSEVKVTIEFTE, from the coding sequence ATGTTTAGTGTACTATTGAATGTGGTATTAATAGCTATTATAGCTATTGGAGTGCTATTTTTCTTACCTAAGGAACATAAATCAGAAGTCAAATCGTCAATTAATATCGAAAGTATTGAAAAAGTGAATGAAGTTGTATTTTTGAATGCGGGAATTAATGAAATTATTTCTGAAACAAAAACAACTCAAGTTTTTGGGTTTGATGTGCCGTTCTCTAAAAAAGCAGCATTAGTAATTTTAAATTATAAAGCTAAATTTGGAATTAAAAGTAGTGTAAAGGTTGAACAAATAAGCGAAAAAGAATATAAGGTTATTGTTCCAAAATTGGAAGTAATTGGTGTTGAACTTTCAAAAGATAATCCTTATGATTTATATGATAGTCATGGAGAGTTATTAAGTGGAACTACAGAAGATATTGATACTGGGAAATTGGTCTCTAACCAACTTTCTAGTGATAGACAAGCAGAGTATTTAGATAAATTTAAGAGTGAAATTAAAGAATCTGCAATCAATTATTATAAAACAATATTTTCTTCAATGGATTCTGAAGTAAAAGTAACTATAGAATTTACAGAATAA
- a CDS encoding Cof-type HAD-IIB family hydrolase, translated as MTKKIIAVDLDGTLLNSDSQISDFTKETIKKVAEKGHQVIITTGRPYRMSKDFYHELGLNTPMINFNGSLTHLPDQVWDFEKCLTVDKKYLLDMVRRSEDIQADFIAGEYRKKFYITNPNEEIANPKLFGVEAFQPEDQFQPELVTKDPNCILLQTRASDKYALAKEMNAFYQHQLSINTWGGPLNILECTPKGVNKAFALDYLLKVMNRDKKDLIAFGDEHNDTEMLAFAGKGYAMKNANPELLPYADEQISLTNDQDGVAKTMQDLFL; from the coding sequence ATGACGAAAAAAATTATTGCAGTTGACCTGGATGGCACCCTGCTCAACTCAGACAGTCAAATTTCTGACTTTACCAAAGAAACCATTAAAAAAGTTGCTGAAAAAGGCCATCAGGTTATTATTACGACAGGTCGCCCTTACCGTATGTCAAAAGATTTTTACCATGAACTAGGCTTAAACACTCCTATGATTAATTTCAACGGCTCCCTTACTCATTTACCAGACCAAGTTTGGGATTTTGAAAAGTGTTTAACTGTAGACAAAAAATATCTGCTAGACATGGTTCGACGTTCAGAGGACATTCAAGCCGATTTTATCGCTGGAGAGTATCGTAAAAAATTCTATATCACAAATCCTAATGAAGAAATTGCCAATCCCAAACTATTTGGTGTAGAAGCTTTCCAGCCTGAAGATCAATTCCAGCCTGAATTGGTGACCAAGGACCCTAACTGTATCCTGTTGCAGACCAGAGCCAGTGACAAATATGCCTTAGCAAAAGAAATGAACGCCTTCTACCAGCATCAACTGTCTATCAATACTTGGGGAGGTCCGCTCAATATCCTTGAGTGTACCCCAAAAGGTGTCAACAAGGCCTTCGCCTTAGACTACTTGCTCAAGGTAATGAACCGTGACAAAAAGGATTTGATTGCTTTTGGAGATGAGCACAATGATACCGAAATGCTCGCTTTTGCTGGGAAAGGTTATGCCATGAAAAATGCCAATCCTGAGCTACTCCCCTATGCAGATGAGCAAATTTCCTTGACAAATGACCAAGACGGGGTTGCCAAAACCATGCAAGACTTATTCTTATAG